A stretch of the Equus caballus isolate H_3958 breed thoroughbred chromosome X, TB-T2T, whole genome shotgun sequence genome encodes the following:
- the LOC138921887 gene encoding rhox homeobox family member 2-like isoform X2 translates to MDPRAESPEAHGLLDSTRDLEPPQQCSDEGDDEDREEGHEAKRVEISLSADGGEEEEGIQAEPEQEAAAAAAQGKEAGDGAGEGEEKDDGAVGAGAPANREAGGDGGREAGEQGPEEQPPQAAVECPQPGARRQAGRRATFTPVQLRELEGVFRHTPYPELWLRQELARRMASSTFPSLWLLSCGMACSLTIRGPFVAHIF, encoded by the exons ATGGATCCCAGAGCAGAATCCCCAGAAGCACACGGCCTCTTGGACAGCACTCGGGACCTGGAGCCTCCACAGCAGTGCAGCGACGAGGGAGACGACGAGGACCGGGAAGAAGGGCATG AAGCGAAACGTGTGGAGATCTCGCTTAGCGCAGacggaggagaagaggaagaagggataCAGGCCGAACCTgagcaggaagcagcagcagcagccgcacaagggaaagaggcaggagacggagcaggagaaggagaagaaaaggacgACGGCGCCGTTGGCGCTGGAGCTCCCGCGAACCGCGAGGCCGGCGGCGATGGCGGCCGAGAAGCGGGAGAGCAGGGGCCGGAGGAGCAGCCCCCGCAGGCCGCCGTCGAATGTCCGCAGCCTGGAGCCAGGCGGCAGGCGGGCCGCCGCGCCACGTTCACCCCGGTGCAGCTGCGGGAGCTGGAGGGCGTTTTCCGCCACACTCCGTATCCCGAATTGTGGTTGCG ACAGGAGCTTGCTAGACGCATGG CTTCTTCCACCTTtccttccctgtggctgctgtcgTGTGGCATGGCCTGCTCCCTTACCATCAGGGGGCCTTTTGTAGCCCACATTTTCTAA
- the LOC138921887 gene encoding rhox homeobox family member 1-like isoform X1, with protein sequence MDPRAESPEAHGLLDSTRDLEPPQQCSDEGDDEDREEGHEAKRVEISLSADGGEEEEGIQAEPEQEAAAAAAQGKEAGDGAGEGEEKDDGAVGAGAPANREAGGDGGREAGEQGPEEQPPQAAVECPQPGARRQAGRRATFTPVQLRELEGVFRHTPYPELWLRQELARRMGVTEARVQVWFKNRRAKWRRWQRALMFRVMPPVVLGPPVVIGSGRPRSTILIRTPDCMRMLLQPLPPGLPLPPGSPFPPVFLPPPP encoded by the exons ATGGATCCCAGAGCAGAATCCCCAGAAGCACACGGCCTCTTGGACAGCACTCGGGACCTGGAGCCTCCACAGCAGTGCAGCGACGAGGGAGACGACGAGGACCGGGAAGAAGGGCATG AAGCGAAACGTGTGGAGATCTCGCTTAGCGCAGacggaggagaagaggaagaagggataCAGGCCGAACCTgagcaggaagcagcagcagcagccgcacaagggaaagaggcaggagacggagcaggagaaggagaagaaaaggacgACGGCGCCGTTGGCGCTGGAGCTCCCGCGAACCGCGAGGCCGGCGGCGATGGCGGCCGAGAAGCGGGAGAGCAGGGGCCGGAGGAGCAGCCCCCGCAGGCCGCCGTCGAATGTCCGCAGCCTGGAGCCAGGCGGCAGGCGGGCCGCCGCGCCACGTTCACCCCGGTGCAGCTGCGGGAGCTGGAGGGCGTTTTCCGCCACACTCCGTATCCCGAATTGTGGTTGCG ACAGGAGCTTGCTAGACGCATGGGTGTGACTGAAGCCAGGGTGCAG GTTTGGTTTAAGAATAGGAGGGCCAAGTGGAGGAGATGGCAGAGGGCGTTGATGTTCAGAGTCatgccccccgtggtcctgggcCCCCCCGTCGTCATTGGCTCGGGCAGACCCAGAAGTACCATCCTGATTCGGACTCCGGATTGCATGCGGATGCTTTTGCAGCCGCTGCCGCCGGGGCTGCCTCTGCCGCCCGGGTCTCCCTTTCCTCCTGTGTTCTTGCCGCCTCCGCCCTAG